The genomic stretch GATGATCTTCTCCGGCACGGGTTCCTGCCTGAGGCGCATGTCGCGCGTCACAAGCATCAGGTTCAGGAACAGATCTATCATGTCCTTGAAGGCGAGGGCCTGATGGAAATCGCCGGAAAGAATCATGTCGTGCGCAGGCACGACTTCATCTTCCTGCCGCCCGGCGTCGAACACGCCATCTCCAATTCGGGTCTGGCTGATCTGGTGTTTCTGGTGATCACCTCGCCGGTGACGGATGACGAGAAGCCGATCTAGTTGATGCGAGCTGCGCAGGAGGTCATTCCCGGGCGAAGCTCATTCAATCTTGGCACGATCGAACAGTTCCTGCGTCGTCGTTCCGTTGGCATGGTTGTCGATGATGCGAAGCTGGGTGCCGGCGCCGACAACTTCAAAGAAGATCTTGTCGTCCTTGGCCTTGTCGCGCCAACGTCCGGGCTCGTTCGCCCATACGACGCGATTGCCCTCCAGCCGGCATCGATAGGCCCAGACGAAATTGTCGATCGGGCGCGCATAGGTCAGCATCACGACGCCGTCAGGGGCGGTTCTCGTTTGCATGAGTTTTGGATCGCGGTCCGTGATCGCTGCCATCGCCGTTCGGCAAATGGCTGGAGGGTCGAATGACGATTCGGCGGATGCGGGCGACGCAACCGCAAGCAACATGGTCACCGCAAGTAAGTCGGGGAGGGAAGGCATCTCGAATCCTCGTCTCCGGAGGTATGCCCGTTTAGCTTGATCCGGAGATTGCGGCTACCATTCGATGCAAGTTCAACCAAGGCTAGGCACATTATCCGCCGAAACTCCCCGGCTTTTGATTTGGATCAAGCGAAAACCGTGGAGCAAACGCATTTTTGCCCTGAGCAAGGGCGGCGTCCGGCGACCAATTCGCCAACGACATGCGGCCCTTGACCCCCGGCCAATTCACCGCGAACATTTGCCAGCGCGACGGTGGCTGCCTGAAATCTCGCCAAGCTCTCCTCGCGCGGCCGAACGGCTGAATCACGAGGAGACCGCGGTGCACATCCTTCGTCCAATGTTTGCCTGGGATCGCGACGGTGCGCTGGATTTTGCTGCGGCCCGCGGATTTGGCGCTGTCATCGCGAGCGCAGACACCGGTCCGATCAGTTCGCACGTGCCCTTCAGCATCCACCGGACATCCGATTCAGTGGCCGTACAATTCCATTTGGCCGCGCGGAACAAACTGGCCGAGCTTGCGGATGGCCGGAATCCGTTCCTGCTGATCGTATGGGGCCCGGACGCCTATGTTTCAAACGACTGGTACGCGACGCCGGATCACGTCTCGACCTGGCTCTATGAGGCGGTGCATCTTTCCGGTCCGGTACGGCGGCTTCCGACCGAAGGCAACCGCGGTCACGGCGACGTCCTGCTTTCGACATTCGAGGAACGGTTGATGCCGAAGCAACCGTGGTCGCTGTCGACCATGGAGGAAAACAAGCGCGAGACCATGCTGCAGTCGATCGTCGTGCTCGAGATGGACGTGAAGCGGGTGGAGGGACAGCGGAAACTGAACCAGCACAAATCCGATGAGGATTATGCTTCGATCACCCGGCATCTAGCGAACTCCGACGATGCCGATGCCCGCGAGATCGCCGGCAAATTGAAGTCGCTTCGCCCGCATCTTGAATATTGAGTTAACGGCTCCTCTAGATGCGCGGCCGCAGCGATCTCTGCATGTCCATCGTGTAGGTGTAGCGGCCTTCCGGATGGGTCGTGACCGTCACCTCGAACAGTTCTTCACGCTGGCCGTAATAGCGGCGCACCATGGTGAGCGCCGGCGATCCCGGCTTTACCCCGAGGGGCTTTGCGAGTTTTGCCGGCATCCCCCGCGCAAATACCTCGAGCTGCGCATATTCGATGGTCTCGCCATACATCTTCGCGATCTGCTCATGCACGGGCGTCCGGCCGTGATCGCGCCGGTCGACGACGCCGGCAAATTTCCGCAACACATAGATCTCGGTCCAGCCGAGCGGCGCGGTAAACGCGTCGGCGCGACGGACGGCTTCAATCAGGAACCAGTGCTTGCCTGGCTCGCATTTCAAAAGTGCGGCGAGCTTGCGGTCGGCCGTAATCTCGCCGCTGCGAACGACCTGGCGATAGGTTTCGTTGGAATATCGCAGCCATTCCGTCAGCGATTTGACGCTGTGGGTGAACAGAACCGGCGGCTCGGCCGCGATCACGACGGAGCCGAGTCCGGCGCGGCGAACGATCAGGCCTTGCTCGGTGATGATGCGTAGCGCCTCGCGCACGGTCTGGCGGCTTGCCGCATAGCGCGCCATCAACTCGGTCTCGGTCGGCAACAGATCTCCGACCGGATAGGCGCCGAGCCGGATCGCTTTCTGCAATTCGGCGGCGATGTCGCGATAGCGCGACGTCTTGGGTGTTTCCTGTTTAGGCGGCATCGCACTGAACCGGGCTTTGGAATTTCATCGACGCGAGCGCGGCTTCGAATGCCGACAGCGTCGCCAGCACCTCGGCTTCCGAGACAGGATACGGCCGCCTGCCTTCGATCGCGTCGACGAATGCATCGAGTTCGGCGCGCAGAACGTCGGTCGCCGGGTAGCTTTCCTGCCGGGGCTTGCTGCCGGAATTGCGCCCGATCAGCGTGGTCTCATCCAGCACCTCGGCAGAGCCGTTTGTTCCGAACACATGAACCCGCCAATAGAACGGCGTGGCCCGGATGGTCGAGAGCGTGCCGGTGACGCCGCTGACGAAATCCATCATCAGAACGGCCGTATCCAGCGGCGGCGGACCTCGTTCCCGCGAATTGAGCTGGGCATTGATGCGACGTACTGGACCCAGCAGGCTGACGAAGGCGTCCAGCACATGCAGCCCGGCGCCGGTCAGGCCGCCGCCGGGCGACTCCTCTTCGGATAATCGCCAGCCCGCCGTGATGCTTTGCGAGTTCTCGTTGCTGTTGTGGCCCTCGATATGAAGAATCCTGCCCAGCTCGCCGCTCGCCACCATGTCGCGCAGCGTGCGCATCGACGGCCAGAAACGCCGGTTGTGTCCGACGGCGAGCGTCACTCCCGCCTCGCGGCAGGCGCCGAACATGCGTGCCGCGTCAGCGCGGTGCAGCGCCAGCGGCTTCTCGCAAAACACCTGCTTGCGTGCCGCGGCGCAGGCGATCACCTGCGCCGGATGCAGCGAGTGCGGCGTCGCCAATAGAACAGCGTCGATGGCGGGATCCGCGAGGACGGCGTTCAGATCGTCGGTGAGCGCCAGATCGTGTTCGCTGCAAAAGCTCCGTGCCGCCGCCATGTCGGGCTCGACGCCGCGGACGATTTTCAGGCGCTCGTGGCCGCGCGATGCCTCGACGAGATTGCGGCCCCAGCGGCCGAGGCCGACGATTGCGCCGTGGATCATCGGGAATCCTCTGTTGAATCCGGCCGTTGCCGGATCGCCTCGATAATCGCCGCGCTGTCGCTGTCCGGCCCCGCGATCGCAATTGCGGTGCGCAGCAAATCAGCCTGCGCCTCGGTAACAGGCAGTCGAAGACCTTGTCGCGCGGCTTCTGCCAGGATGAGTTCGGCATCCTTGAGGGTTTGCGCGAGGCGCGATTGCGGCCGAAAATCCCGGTTCAACATTTTTTCGCCCTTGGTATCCATCACGCGGGAGTAGGCGGCGGATTGGCGCGCCGTCGCCAGGAAGGTCTGTCCATCGAGCCCCATACGCTCTGCCAGAACAATTCCTTCGGCCAGCGTCGCGCGGTTATTCTGCAGGATCAGGTTGATCGCGAGCTTGGCGCGGCTGGCGTCGCCCACTTTTCCGATCCGCGTACGTTGCGGACAGAGAATGTCCAGGAGTCCGTCAACGGCGTCGATGGCGGCGGCGTCCCCGGCGACCAGCACGGTCGCGGTGCCGTCCCTGACCTCGGCGCTGGTGCCCGAAATCGGCGCTTCGACAAAGGCAATGCCGGCACTCGCCGCGCGCTTCGCAAGGCGGATGATCTCGTCCGGTGCGCAGGTCGTCGTGCAGATGATCGCCGGACGGGCAGGGCTGCTTTCGAGATCGGCGAACGCCGCTTCGGCCTCCGCACCACTGTAGACGGCGATGACGATTGCGCGGCAATGGTCGGCGAGTTCGCGCGCGGAAGCGGCGGCCGTTCCCCGATTTTCCCTAGGTTTCGCGCATCTGCCGGGATCGATGTCGAAGCCGATCACGGGAATGTCCGCGCCGACCAGGCGCTCGGAAAAGGCGGTCCCGATCAGACCAAGTCCGAGGATTCCGACCGGCGCGTCAGCTTGCATGGGCAACGTGCCTCTTCCGTCCGTTCAGCACGCTATTTCGCCTCGATGCCGGCGGCCTTGGCTTCCGCCGTCCATCGCGTGATCTCGCTGCGGATAAAGCTGCCGAATTCGGCCGGAGGCATCGTGGAAACAACCATGCCGAGGTTGGCAAGCTTTTCGCGGACCGCCGGCGTCGACAGGATTTTTTCGCTTTCGGTGTAGAGCCTCTTGATGATCGGCTCGGGCGTATTGGCGGGCGCCAGCAGGCCGTACCAGATCGTGGCCTCGAAGCCCGGCATGGCCTCGGCGAGCGCGGGCAGGCCCGGTGTCAATTCATTTCGCTTCGGCGATGTCACGCCGATGCCGCGCAGCGTGCCGCCCTGCATTTGCGGGATAGCCACCGAAAAATCCGCAAAGGCGAGATCGATCACGCCGGCGATCACGTCGGTCACCGCCAGCGGCACGCCGCGATAGGATGCCGAGATGATTGACATGCCGCCCCGGCTTTGCAATTGCGCGTTCGATATCTGCGAGGCACCGGAGCCGTAGCCGGCGGTCATGTTTTGATGGGTTTTCGCATATTCCATGAATTGCGAAAGATCCTTGGCCGGAAAGTCGGGCTTGACCAGCAGCACCATCGCGGTGGTTACGGTCCGCAGTATCGGCGCAAAATCCTTGGCGGGATCGTAGGGAAGGTTTTTGAGCATTGAGACATTGCTGGCCTGGGTCGTATTGGTTCCCATCAGCAGCGTGTAACCATCCGGCACACTGCGCGCGACCTCCTGGGCGCCGATGCTGCCGAGCGCGCCGCTGCGGTTCTCGATCACGACGGTCTGCCCCAATGCGTCCTGCAGGTGCTGTCCGAGCATCCGTGCGACCTGGTCGGGG from Bradyrhizobium sp. Ash2021 encodes the following:
- a CDS encoding tripartite tricarboxylate transporter substrate binding protein, whose product is MGLRPGVLAAVVLLGMVGAQGHAAADDYPTRQIKIIVPFPAGAGPDQVARMLGQHLQDALGQTVVIENRSGALGSIGAQEVARSVPDGYTLLMGTNTTQASNVSMLKNLPYDPAKDFAPILRTVTTAMVLLVKPDFPAKDLSQFMEYAKTHQNMTAGYGSGASQISNAQLQSRGGMSIISASYRGVPLAVTDVIAGVIDLAFADFSVAIPQMQGGTLRGIGVTSPKRNELTPGLPALAEAMPGFEATIWYGLLAPANTPEPIIKRLYTESEKILSTPAVREKLANLGMVVSTMPPAEFGSFIRSEITRWTAEAKAAGIEAK
- a CDS encoding cupin domain-containing protein, producing the protein MYHVLEGEGLMEIAGKNHVVRRHDFIFLPPGVEHAISNSGLADLVFLVITSPVTDDEKPI
- a CDS encoding FMN-binding negative transcriptional regulator, whose product is MHILRPMFAWDRDGALDFAAARGFGAVIASADTGPISSHVPFSIHRTSDSVAVQFHLAARNKLAELADGRNPFLLIVWGPDAYVSNDWYATPDHVSTWLYEAVHLSGPVRRLPTEGNRGHGDVLLSTFEERLMPKQPWSLSTMEENKRETMLQSIVVLEMDVKRVEGQRKLNQHKSDEDYASITRHLANSDDADAREIAGKLKSLRPHLEY
- a CDS encoding GntR family transcriptional regulator; protein product: MPPKQETPKTSRYRDIAAELQKAIRLGAYPVGDLLPTETELMARYAASRQTVREALRIITEQGLIVRRAGLGSVVIAAEPPVLFTHSVKSLTEWLRYSNETYRQVVRSGEITADRKLAALLKCEPGKHWFLIEAVRRADAFTAPLGWTEIYVLRKFAGVVDRRDHGRTPVHEQIAKMYGETIEYAQLEVFARGMPAKLAKPLGVKPGSPALTMVRRYYGQREELFEVTVTTHPEGRYTYTMDMQRSLRPRI
- a CDS encoding Gfo/Idh/MocA family oxidoreductase produces the protein MIHGAIVGLGRWGRNLVEASRGHERLKIVRGVEPDMAAARSFCSEHDLALTDDLNAVLADPAIDAVLLATPHSLHPAQVIACAAARKQVFCEKPLALHRADAARMFGACREAGVTLAVGHNRRFWPSMRTLRDMVASGELGRILHIEGHNSNENSQSITAGWRLSEEESPGGGLTGAGLHVLDAFVSLLGPVRRINAQLNSRERGPPPLDTAVLMMDFVSGVTGTLSTIRATPFYWRVHVFGTNGSAEVLDETTLIGRNSGSKPRQESYPATDVLRAELDAFVDAIEGRRPYPVSEAEVLATLSAFEAALASMKFQSPVQCDAA
- a CDS encoding NAD(P)-dependent oxidoreductase, coding for MQADAPVGILGLGLIGTAFSERLVGADIPVIGFDIDPGRCAKPRENRGTAAASARELADHCRAIVIAVYSGAEAEAAFADLESSPARPAIICTTTCAPDEIIRLAKRAASAGIAFVEAPISGTSAEVRDGTATVLVAGDAAAIDAVDGLLDILCPQRTRIGKVGDASRAKLAINLILQNNRATLAEGIVLAERMGLDGQTFLATARQSAAYSRVMDTKGEKMLNRDFRPQSRLAQTLKDAELILAEAARQGLRLPVTEAQADLLRTAIAIAGPDSDSAAIIEAIRQRPDSTEDSR